Proteins from one Mycolicibacter virginiensis genomic window:
- the dnaA gene encoding chromosomal replication initiator protein DnaA: MSEDPGTAFLSLWDEVVAELNGEAPPTNGAAPTLTPQQKAWLKLVHPLAIVEGFALLAVPSSFVQNEIERHLRTQITDALSRRLGHAIELGVRIAPQPVEDQPSASSTDSGVEVRADDEDDDTTDVEYDWPNYFTERPSEDSPTADGASLNRRYTFDTFVIGTSNRFAHAAALAIAEAPARAYNPLFIWGESGLGKTHLLHAAGNYTQRLFPGMRVKYVSTEEFTNDFINSLRDDRKVAFKRSYRDIDVLLVDDIQFIEGKEGIQEEFFHTFNTLHNANKQIVITSDRAPKQLATLEDRLRTRFEWGLITDVQPPDLETRIAILRKKAQMDRLDVPGDVLELIATSIERNIRELEGALIRVTAFASLNKTPIDRALAEIVLRDLIADASTMQISAAIIMAVIAEYFDTSVEELRGPGKTRPLAQSRQIAMYLCRELTDLSLPKIGQAFGRDHTTVMYAERKIRGEMAERREVFDQVKELTTRIRQRAKR, from the coding sequence TTGAGTGAGGACCCCGGCACTGCGTTCCTCAGTCTCTGGGACGAGGTAGTAGCCGAACTCAACGGTGAAGCCCCGCCAACCAACGGTGCGGCACCGACATTGACTCCCCAGCAGAAGGCCTGGCTCAAGCTGGTCCACCCGCTTGCCATTGTCGAGGGTTTTGCTCTGCTGGCGGTTCCGAGCAGCTTCGTCCAAAACGAAATAGAACGGCATCTGCGGACCCAGATCACCGACGCACTCAGCCGACGCCTCGGTCACGCCATCGAGCTCGGGGTTCGGATCGCGCCGCAACCCGTAGAGGACCAACCCAGCGCATCCAGCACCGACAGCGGTGTAGAGGTACGCGCCGACGACGAAGACGACGACACCACCGACGTCGAGTACGACTGGCCCAACTACTTCACCGAACGGCCCAGTGAGGACTCGCCTACCGCCGACGGCGCGAGCCTCAACCGGCGCTATACCTTCGACACCTTCGTCATCGGCACGTCCAACCGGTTCGCCCACGCCGCCGCGCTGGCCATCGCCGAAGCACCGGCACGCGCCTACAACCCCCTGTTCATCTGGGGTGAATCCGGTCTGGGTAAGACTCACCTGCTGCACGCGGCCGGCAACTACACCCAGCGGCTGTTTCCCGGGATGCGCGTCAAGTACGTCTCCACCGAAGAGTTCACCAACGACTTCATCAACTCACTTCGCGACGACCGCAAGGTGGCGTTTAAGCGCAGCTACCGCGACATCGATGTCCTGCTGGTCGATGACATCCAGTTCATCGAGGGCAAAGAAGGTATCCAGGAAGAGTTCTTCCATACCTTCAACACGCTGCACAACGCCAACAAGCAGATCGTGATCACTTCCGACCGCGCACCGAAACAGCTTGCCACCCTTGAGGATCGGCTTCGCACCCGTTTCGAGTGGGGATTGATCACCGACGTCCAGCCGCCGGATCTGGAGACCCGGATCGCCATTTTGCGTAAGAAGGCGCAGATGGATCGTCTGGACGTGCCCGGCGACGTGCTCGAACTCATCGCCACCAGCATCGAACGCAACATCCGCGAACTCGAGGGTGCGCTGATCCGCGTCACCGCATTCGCCTCGCTCAACAAGACCCCGATCGACCGGGCGTTGGCCGAGATTGTGTTGCGTGACCTGATCGCCGACGCCAGCACCATGCAGATCAGCGCCGCGATCATCATGGCTGTCATCGCCGAATACTTCGACACCAGCGTCGAGGAGTTGCGCGGCCCGGGCAAGACCCGCCCGCTGGCCCAGTCCCGCCAGATCGCCATGTATCTGTGCCGCGAACTCACGGATCTGTCACTACCCAAGATCGGGCAGGCCTTCGGGCGTGATCACACCACGGTGATGTACGCCGAACGCAAGATCCGCGGGGAGATGGCCGAGCGACGCGAGGTCTTCGATCAAGTCAAAGAGCTCACTACCCGGATCCGGCAGCGCGCCAAGCGCTGA